One genomic window of Geoanaerobacter pelophilus includes the following:
- a CDS encoding type-F conjugative transfer system secretin TraK, with protein sequence MRTIALLAALLVPALVHATDLGGIQKQKATTIEQVVEKPTDGEFPTIVLPEATTSIRLSSSDMNRISCPADIREALTSTEKGLTIKITGKDAFVKFKVTKKGDKFAYATTPTELYVVCGDETFSMIVFPQRIPSQTIRLTSGKERKIKENISLNAGLPFEKKLLKAIRDVYTENIPDSYSVSRKEKRFTSYREIQLTLKRVVDIEGEGLRIKEYEASLRGETTEFKLNEKMFLKAELAENPVAISLERHILRAGDTSRLYIVEQRAEKLGSQKLAGDLPVMDGARQGAQAKQSVNAKDRPAESNQEADDEK encoded by the coding sequence ATGCGCACGATTGCTTTATTGGCCGCTCTGCTGGTGCCGGCGTTGGTACACGCGACAGATCTAGGCGGTATCCAGAAACAGAAGGCTACTACAATTGAACAGGTTGTTGAGAAACCCACCGATGGAGAATTCCCCACCATCGTCCTTCCGGAAGCAACTACGAGCATCAGGCTGTCCAGTTCGGACATGAACCGCATTTCCTGCCCGGCTGATATCCGCGAAGCGCTGACCTCCACCGAGAAGGGGCTCACCATCAAGATCACCGGTAAGGATGCCTTTGTGAAGTTCAAGGTAACCAAGAAAGGCGACAAATTTGCCTATGCAACCACGCCGACCGAACTGTATGTCGTCTGTGGCGACGAGACCTTCAGTATGATCGTCTTCCCGCAGCGCATCCCCTCCCAGACGATTCGCCTGACTTCCGGCAAGGAGCGGAAGATCAAGGAGAACATCTCCCTCAACGCCGGTCTGCCGTTCGAGAAAAAGCTGCTCAAGGCCATCCGGGACGTTTACACCGAAAACATCCCCGACTCCTACAGCGTCAGCAGAAAGGAGAAGCGCTTCACCTCATACCGGGAAATCCAGCTGACCCTTAAACGGGTCGTGGATATCGAAGGAGAAGGCCTCCGGATCAAGGAGTATGAAGCGTCACTTCGTGGCGAGACCACCGAGTTCAAATTGAACGAAAAGATGTTTCTGAAAGCGGAACTGGCGGAAAACCCGGTCGCAATATCCCTTGAGCGCCACATCCTTCGTGCCGGTGACACCTCACGGCTCTACATCGTGGAGCAGCGGGCGGAAAAACTTGGGTCACAAAAACTTGCCGGTGATCTGCCGGTTATGGACGGTGCCAGACAAGGTGCCCAGGCAAAGCAGTCAGTGAATGCCAAGGATCGTCCAGCAGAATCGAATCAGGAGGCAGACGATGAAAAATAG
- a CDS encoding type IV conjugative transfer system protein TraE: MNLDIFLQKSSNIFAENRLLKFVVVVIGIAVVINTAGLFIALNSQRVILVPPTINSKISVSGDKASDEYLKEFTRYILNLALTYNPVNARSQFSELLAVYDPAEFQSSRKELYELADKIENTKAASAFYIHSIINDAEKRRLEVSGTKKTYMVDQKAEDVQKVYLIEYRFENGKFILVRLYEKPALGENKGA; the protein is encoded by the coding sequence GTGAACCTCGACATATTTCTACAGAAAAGTTCCAACATCTTTGCCGAAAACCGCCTGCTCAAGTTCGTTGTCGTGGTGATTGGCATTGCTGTTGTCATCAACACCGCCGGACTCTTCATTGCCTTGAATAGCCAGCGGGTGATCCTCGTCCCGCCAACCATCAATTCGAAGATTTCTGTTTCAGGCGACAAAGCATCGGATGAATACCTCAAGGAATTCACCCGTTACATTCTCAATCTGGCTCTTACCTACAATCCGGTCAATGCCCGGTCGCAGTTCAGTGAGCTGTTGGCCGTCTACGATCCCGCCGAGTTCCAGTCATCCCGTAAGGAGCTGTACGAGCTGGCGGATAAAATTGAAAACACCAAGGCGGCAAGCGCCTTTTACATCCACTCGATCATCAACGATGCCGAGAAGCGGCGTCTGGAAGTCTCCGGCACCAAGAAGACCTACATGGTGGACCAGAAGGCTGAAGACGTCCAGAAGGTCTACCTCATCGAATACCGCTTCGAGAACGGAAAATTTATCCTGGTGCGGCTCTATGAGAAGCCTGCACTGGGCGAGAACAAGGGGGCTTGA
- a CDS encoding type IV conjugative transfer system protein TraL: MIRKFPQYLTQPFQVLWFEPDDLAIMTASFIFAQQFGGYFWLVMIVVPWAYSRFKRQYPRGFLRHVLYFIGLAPMKGYPQFFERDFLE; encoded by the coding sequence GTGATCCGGAAGTTCCCCCAATACCTGACGCAGCCGTTTCAGGTCCTCTGGTTCGAGCCCGACGACCTGGCAATCATGACGGCGAGTTTTATCTTCGCCCAGCAGTTCGGGGGGTATTTCTGGCTGGTGATGATCGTCGTGCCGTGGGCGTATAGCCGTTTCAAGCGGCAGTATCCGCGTGGCTTCCTGCGCCATGTCCTCTATTTCATCGGCCTGGCCCCGATGAAGGGATACCCGCAGTTTTTTGAAAGAGATTTTCTGGAATGA
- a CDS encoding DsbC family protein gives MKPRNDRRITVGALMLLLVAAAGFSMASDDVGTEKENLMKTFPNLRVDSFRESPLKGLYEITAGEQVFYFSPEGYLFFGEIWTKEGKNLTAEMREKVAAERIKNLPLDKALKIGNGPKKVIEFTDPDCPYCRKVNNLLSKRTDVTRYVYFVPLRKIHPDAEKKARYILSQPDRDKAFHDVFAGALDGKPISVTDGTQQQQLEEMEKIATGLGVRGTPALWIEGAHVNGADIQRITGLLDKGKEVSKQESR, from the coding sequence GTGAAGCCGAGAAATGACAGGAGAATTACGGTTGGCGCTTTGATGCTGCTTCTCGTGGCAGCGGCGGGGTTCTCAATGGCAAGTGATGATGTGGGAACCGAGAAAGAGAACTTGATGAAAACTTTTCCGAATCTGCGAGTTGACTCCTTCAGGGAATCGCCGCTCAAGGGCCTGTATGAGATCACGGCAGGTGAACAGGTTTTTTACTTCAGCCCTGAAGGGTACCTCTTCTTCGGTGAGATCTGGACCAAGGAAGGCAAAAACCTGACCGCCGAGATGCGGGAGAAGGTTGCTGCAGAACGGATCAAGAATCTCCCCCTCGATAAAGCCTTAAAGATCGGCAACGGCCCTAAGAAGGTCATCGAATTTACCGATCCTGACTGTCCCTATTGCCGTAAGGTCAACAACCTTCTCTCGAAGCGAACTGATGTGACCCGTTACGTCTATTTCGTCCCCCTACGTAAAATTCATCCCGATGCCGAAAAGAAGGCCCGTTACATCCTGTCGCAACCTGACAGAGACAAGGCTTTCCACGACGTATTTGCCGGAGCCTTGGACGGAAAACCGATCTCAGTAACCGATGGCACTCAGCAACAACAGTTGGAGGAAATGGAAAAAATTGCGACAGGGCTTGGCGTACGAGGAACACCGGCACTCTGGATCGAAGGTGCTCACGTGAATGGTGCAGACATCCAACGGATAACCGGGTTGCTGGACAAGGGAAAGGAGGTGAGTAAGCAGGAATCGCGCTGA
- a CDS encoding OmpA family protein: MQVKSWSIATLVLLVPLASHASDIRQRPFSYSLESVTAKVDDQFVVCSDCADNRLSMMPMIPKLALRMTTPHKLEIPDPREVQPDQSNKGDAVVTPVRLDPIQFDFNSAKLSRQERERLNGLLTELSRTSTFDLTGYTCTVGSGDYNEGLSIRRANHVAGIFKANGLNVGTVEGKGKCCPISIEKRLNRRVEILEHRKEEK; encoded by the coding sequence ATGCAGGTGAAATCATGGAGCATCGCCACGCTTGTTCTGCTTGTCCCGTTGGCAAGCCATGCCTCAGACATCCGACAGAGACCTTTCAGCTATTCGCTGGAAAGTGTGACAGCAAAGGTAGATGACCAATTCGTGGTCTGCTCAGATTGTGCTGATAATCGGCTCTCCATGATGCCCATGATTCCAAAACTGGCCCTGCGGATGACCACTCCACACAAGCTGGAGATTCCTGATCCGCGTGAAGTGCAACCAGACCAGAGCAATAAAGGCGATGCCGTTGTTACGCCGGTACGTCTCGATCCCATTCAGTTTGATTTCAACAGCGCCAAGTTGTCCCGGCAAGAACGTGAGAGGCTAAACGGACTCCTGACGGAACTGTCGAGAACCAGCACATTCGATCTGACTGGGTACACCTGCACGGTTGGAAGTGGTGACTACAACGAGGGATTGTCGATCAGGAGGGCGAATCACGTAGCCGGGATTTTTAAGGCTAATGGCCTGAATGTGGGGACCGTTGAAGGAAAAGGCAAGTGCTGCCCCATTTCCATCGAGAAGCGTCTTAACCGGAGGGTAGAGATTCTGGAACATCGAAAGGAGGAGAAGTGA
- a CDS encoding helix-turn-helix transcriptional regulator, with protein MEALLRQRDLMEIMNVSRATLWRMLRHQNFPKPVVLMGCKRWRREDLESWLEARRSE; from the coding sequence ATGGAAGCTCTTTTGAGGCAGCGTGACCTGATGGAGATCATGAACGTATCGCGAGCAACACTCTGGAGAATGCTGAGACACCAAAATTTTCCGAAACCGGTTGTTCTCATGGGTTGCAAACGGTGGCGCCGTGAAGATCTCGAATCCTGGCTGGAGGCAAGAAGAAGTGAGTAA
- the trfA gene encoding plasmid replication initiator TrfA produces the protein MHDESQPQLFTDAKNSCVPDSFEQILASLAARPKYLPEWPDGQRAMPNEILRSALFNCRNRNLSRVFMKEAEIAVIGDGQVIYRGEELRQDDELVWMHLMHLIKKIPLGECVEFTPYSFIKALGWPIKGQNYERLRTCLSRMQATALRIQSKRLQCFISISLIQKFMSKNDRDENLSRWQVWVGKEMQLLFDEEFLTRVAWETRRLLPDGIASKLFGYWASHRKPYPVKIETLLKLCGSGMKAKHFKAELKKALDLLKEVGFLEAWEFKNELVVVTRRY, from the coding sequence TTGCATGACGAATCACAACCACAACTGTTTACAGACGCCAAAAACTCCTGTGTGCCTGATTCCTTCGAGCAGATATTGGCAAGCCTTGCCGCAAGGCCCAAATATCTTCCCGAATGGCCAGACGGACAAAGGGCAATGCCGAACGAAATATTGCGTTCGGCACTCTTCAACTGTCGGAACAGGAATCTTTCTCGCGTGTTCATGAAGGAAGCTGAAATAGCCGTGATTGGAGATGGCCAGGTTATCTACCGTGGCGAAGAATTGCGTCAGGACGATGAGCTTGTCTGGATGCATCTCATGCATCTGATCAAGAAGATCCCGTTGGGGGAGTGTGTTGAGTTCACTCCCTATTCATTCATCAAGGCTCTCGGCTGGCCTATCAAGGGTCAGAATTATGAACGGCTGCGAACGTGTCTCAGTCGTATGCAGGCGACGGCGCTGCGTATCCAGTCGAAGCGCCTGCAGTGCTTCATCAGCATCTCGCTGATTCAAAAGTTCATGTCGAAAAACGACCGGGATGAAAACCTTTCACGCTGGCAGGTCTGGGTTGGCAAGGAAATGCAGTTGCTGTTCGACGAAGAATTCCTGACCAGGGTGGCTTGGGAGACCAGGCGGTTATTGCCGGACGGAATTGCTTCAAAGCTTTTCGGCTACTGGGCGAGTCATCGCAAACCGTATCCGGTCAAGATCGAGACCTTGTTGAAGCTGTGCGGTTCCGGGATGAAAGCAAAGCACTTCAAGGCGGAATTGAAGAAGGCCCTCGATCTTCTGAAGGAGGTTGGTTTTCTGGAAGCGTGGGAATTTAAGAATGAACTTGTCGTGGTTACCCGGAGGTATTGA
- a CDS encoding sigma-70 family RNA polymerase sigma factor, giving the protein MDFQQAAAWVKDHQPVIKGYIAKYRRFSPYEECDYMQEAFEAAMIAAVRSKQKHIRFEAAFWKVFRSQISVITPSPDILTHGSNSIPSHLCTEDLAAISGKRNKGRQKQPNTEAIYNSICHLLTEKEQQVLYLSLGIGMEGRLSNYEIAERLGCVVSNVRDILNRAMVRVKTLVSSGAIDPQRFA; this is encoded by the coding sequence ATGGACTTTCAGCAAGCGGCTGCATGGGTAAAGGACCATCAGCCAGTAATCAAAGGCTATATCGCTAAATACCGAAGATTCTCCCCTTACGAAGAATGCGACTACATGCAAGAAGCATTTGAGGCGGCAATGATTGCGGCAGTACGCAGCAAACAGAAGCACATTCGCTTCGAGGCTGCCTTCTGGAAGGTATTCCGCAGCCAGATAAGTGTCATAACCCCTTCTCCGGACATACTGACCCACGGATCAAACTCAATTCCCTCCCATCTGTGTACCGAAGATCTCGCGGCAATATCCGGCAAACGCAATAAAGGCAGACAAAAACAGCCGAATACAGAGGCAATCTACAATTCGATCTGTCATCTCCTCACCGAAAAAGAACAGCAGGTTCTCTATCTGTCACTGGGGATCGGAATGGAAGGGAGGCTCTCAAACTACGAGATTGCCGAACGCTTGGGATGCGTCGTTTCAAATGTGCGCGATATTCTCAACAGGGCAATGGTGCGGGTCAAGACTCTGGTCAGCAGCGGGGCCATTGATCCCCAGCGTTTCGCATAA
- a CDS encoding ParM/StbA family protein has translation MNVLVCDLGFSSAKWIYGDRKGRIISAFSYNGDSLLVGEDSLMSSGSSYLKTMEELVRYYPVFVEQCQKQADTEGDILLAVGLPYSYWQEQHKPGGAVPALAKSLAGGSIKDVAVFPQGLGGLRDYLDGLPERPTGNVLGIDIGFNTIIFTLFSPHRKQIIHGKTLNKRGVHQMATSFLLPRIKELAPSGTFTPVEIAFLIEKGYLQYGFERHDVTREIQEAGVAYIEHIIRDIQGELQAHVGMHADFDRVLLFGGGAALLKNELPARNIEVVVLPEPEYANARGFQSLAFGKGV, from the coding sequence ATGAATGTATTGGTGTGTGATCTCGGATTTTCTTCGGCCAAGTGGATCTATGGGGATCGTAAGGGAAGAATAATCTCCGCGTTCAGTTACAACGGCGACAGCCTGTTGGTGGGTGAGGACTCCTTGATGTCTTCCGGCTCTTCCTATCTGAAAACAATGGAAGAACTGGTTCGCTATTATCCGGTCTTTGTCGAGCAGTGCCAAAAGCAGGCAGATACCGAAGGAGATATTCTTCTTGCTGTAGGTCTCCCATATTCCTATTGGCAGGAGCAGCACAAGCCCGGGGGGGCGGTTCCCGCATTGGCAAAGTCGCTGGCAGGAGGTTCCATCAAGGATGTTGCCGTTTTCCCTCAGGGGCTGGGAGGACTCAGGGACTATTTGGATGGCTTGCCGGAACGACCGACTGGAAACGTTCTGGGCATCGACATCGGATTCAACACCATCATCTTTACCCTGTTCTCGCCGCATCGAAAGCAGATCATTCATGGCAAGACCCTCAATAAACGTGGTGTCCACCAGATGGCAACCAGCTTTCTCCTTCCCCGGATCAAGGAGCTCGCACCATCAGGAACCTTCACCCCGGTCGAAATTGCATTCCTTATCGAAAAAGGTTATCTGCAATACGGCTTTGAACGCCACGACGTGACGAGAGAGATCCAGGAAGCAGGTGTCGCATATATTGAGCACATCATAAGGGACATTCAGGGGGAACTGCAGGCTCATGTCGGCATGCACGCTGATTTTGATCGGGTCCTGTTATTCGGCGGTGGCGCTGCCTTGCTGAAAAACGAATTGCCGGCAAGAAATATTGAAGTGGTTGTCCTACCCGAGCCTGAGTACGCTAATGCCAGAGGGTTTCAGTCACTCGCTTTTGGAAAGGGTGTGTAA
- a CDS encoding Fic family protein produces MKKLPLLFLSDSNTSGAISREVKAGRVRKIGPRLYTTNINDDPAYIIRQNWLQALSLLLPGCVVSNRTALESRVSPAGRVYVTGEYPRSLELHGTKFIQIKGPPPVEGDTPLLGIFMSSRARALLENLTPSRERSGGELKNLPRELIERRLAEQLNVEKEKSINRLRDQARLIAPQLGLEKEFAELDDIIGTLLRTRKATLADPIAKAHQLGAPYDPHALEHVEALWSVLASNPYKYCPTSSGSGPSFYTVAFFDSYFSNYIEGTRFQVDEAKEIVDSGVIPTIRPADGHDILGTYRVVSSLDNMRQTPGTAEEMIALLRARHTDIMVGRPDKRPGQFKKETNFAGATRFVDPDLVQGTLMQGFGMYKSLEHPFARALLIMFLVAEVHPFDDGNGRTARAMMNSELVAADETRIIIPSVFRNEYVASLKRLTNHLQPESFISVMSFAREFVFNVSFEDYGTARLQMEECHAFDDPADDKKLLIPNNLST; encoded by the coding sequence ATGAAAAAATTACCACTGCTGTTTCTCTCCGACTCAAATACATCGGGGGCGATCAGCCGTGAAGTCAAGGCTGGGCGTGTTCGCAAAATCGGCCCAAGGCTCTACACAACCAACATCAATGACGACCCCGCGTACATCATTCGACAGAACTGGTTGCAGGCATTGTCCCTGCTTTTACCGGGATGCGTCGTGAGTAACCGTACAGCACTTGAAAGTCGCGTTTCTCCCGCTGGCCGGGTATATGTCACCGGAGAATATCCCCGGTCTCTCGAACTGCATGGCACAAAGTTCATCCAAATAAAGGGACCGCCACCAGTCGAAGGGGATACCCCCTTGCTGGGAATATTCATGTCATCCCGTGCCCGTGCTCTACTTGAAAATCTTACCCCCTCCCGGGAGCGAAGCGGTGGCGAGTTGAAAAACCTTCCGCGCGAACTGATTGAACGTCGGCTGGCAGAACAGTTGAACGTGGAGAAAGAAAAGTCGATCAACCGGCTGCGTGATCAGGCCCGGCTCATTGCGCCACAACTGGGACTGGAGAAAGAGTTTGCCGAGCTGGACGATATTATCGGCACATTGCTCAGGACACGTAAAGCCACACTTGCCGACCCGATTGCCAAAGCACACCAGCTTGGCGCCCCATATGATCCGCATGCACTGGAGCATGTGGAAGCGCTCTGGTCCGTCCTGGCGTCTAATCCGTATAAATACTGTCCAACGAGTAGCGGTTCTGGACCGTCATTTTACACTGTTGCCTTCTTTGATTCATATTTTTCCAATTACATCGAAGGGACCCGGTTCCAAGTAGACGAGGCCAAGGAAATCGTGGATTCGGGAGTCATCCCAACAATACGGCCTGCTGACGGACACGATATCCTTGGCACGTATCGAGTGGTAAGCAGCCTGGATAACATGCGACAGACACCAGGGACAGCGGAAGAGATGATTGCACTTCTGCGTGCCAGGCACACCGACATCATGGTCGGGCGACCCGACAAGAGACCAGGGCAATTCAAAAAGGAAACAAACTTTGCCGGTGCAACCCGTTTCGTTGATCCCGATCTGGTTCAAGGCACCCTTATGCAAGGCTTTGGAATGTACAAGTCACTTGAGCACCCGTTTGCCCGTGCTCTTCTGATAATGTTCCTCGTTGCAGAGGTACACCCCTTTGACGACGGAAACGGACGAACAGCACGGGCCATGATGAATTCTGAGCTGGTAGCTGCAGACGAAACACGGATTATCATCCCCTCGGTGTTCAGGAATGAATATGTTGCCTCGCTTAAACGATTGACCAATCACCTGCAACCGGAGTCATTCATAAGTGTCATGTCATTTGCGCGGGAGTTCGTCTTCAATGTTTCCTTTGAAGACTATGGCACAGCCAGATTACAGATGGAGGAATGCCATGCCTTTGATGATCCGGCGGATGACAAGAAATTGCTTATCCCGAACAATCTCTCAACGTAG
- the flgM gene encoding flagellar biosynthesis anti-sigma factor FlgM → MRIEPTSQQINPAFIRDESVNQVQQQQQSNKQSEQSSRAGKSDKLSISQTANSINAAASEVKSAEQFRADKVAQIKAQLESNSYDPGSRNVAEKMITQIGAFLKGASA, encoded by the coding sequence ATGAGGATTGAGCCAACCAGTCAACAGATAAACCCTGCATTCATCCGCGATGAATCGGTAAATCAGGTTCAACAACAGCAACAGTCGAATAAACAGTCAGAGCAGTCAAGCCGAGCCGGCAAGTCGGATAAACTGTCCATCTCTCAGACTGCCAACAGTATCAATGCAGCTGCCTCAGAGGTGAAATCGGCTGAACAGTTCAGGGCTGACAAGGTTGCGCAGATCAAGGCCCAGCTTGAATCAAATTCTTACGATCCTGGCAGCCGGAATGTTGCAGAAAAAATGATTACTCAGATTGGAGCTTTTCTGAAAGGCGCATCAGCCTAA
- the guaA gene encoding glutamine-hydrolyzing GMP synthase yields MMTDIHSEKILILDFGSQYTQLIARRVREAHVYCELHPFDMDIAAIRTFAPNGIILSGGPKSVYEEGAPSVAEELFELGVPVLGICYGMQLMSRHFGGEVIPAGKREFGHADLLAGGTPGPLFDGFFVEGKSPVWMSHGDHVSKVPSGFEVVALTANAPVCAIQNIARNHYGVQFHPEVNHTPRGELLIDTFVRKVCGCAGKWTPGQIIDDAIARIRQQVGTDRVILGLSGGVDSSVAAALIHRAIGDQLTCVFVDNGLLRLAEGDQVMATFAQNLGVKVIRVDAEERFLSALAGEADPEKKRKIIGNLFVDIFEEESNRIVDAKWLAQGTIYPDVIESAGAKTGKAHNIKSHHNVGGLPDYMKLQLLEPLRELFKDEVRAIGEELGLPHQMVWRHPFPGPGLGVRILGEVRKEFADILRRADAIYIEELYAAGHYDKISQAFAVFLPVKSVGVMGDGRTYEYVIALRAVETKDFMTAGWYPLPYEDMARISSRIINEVKGVNRVVYDISSKPPATIEWE; encoded by the coding sequence CTGATGACTGACATCCATAGTGAAAAAATCCTGATTCTAGATTTTGGCTCCCAGTATACCCAGTTGATTGCCCGTCGGGTGCGTGAGGCCCATGTTTACTGCGAACTTCATCCGTTTGATATGGATATTGCTGCCATTCGAACTTTTGCTCCGAATGGGATCATCCTGTCCGGAGGTCCAAAGTCGGTATATGAAGAGGGTGCCCCGTCTGTTGCGGAAGAGCTGTTTGAGCTTGGCGTACCGGTACTGGGGATATGTTACGGCATGCAGTTGATGAGTCGTCACTTCGGCGGTGAGGTGATTCCAGCTGGCAAGCGGGAGTTCGGCCACGCGGACCTCCTGGCCGGTGGGACTCCGGGTCCTCTTTTCGACGGTTTTTTCGTGGAAGGAAAAAGTCCGGTCTGGATGAGTCATGGTGACCACGTCAGCAAGGTACCGTCCGGTTTTGAGGTGGTTGCCTTAACGGCGAATGCCCCGGTTTGCGCCATTCAGAATATTGCCCGAAATCACTACGGCGTACAGTTTCACCCTGAAGTTAACCACACCCCTCGCGGTGAGCTGTTGATCGATACCTTTGTTCGCAAGGTGTGCGGATGTGCCGGCAAGTGGACACCTGGGCAGATTATCGATGACGCGATAGCGCGTATTCGTCAGCAGGTCGGAACTGATCGCGTTATCCTGGGACTGTCCGGAGGGGTTGACTCATCGGTCGCCGCAGCTCTGATTCACCGGGCCATTGGCGATCAGCTTACCTGTGTCTTTGTTGATAACGGACTGTTGCGTCTTGCTGAAGGCGATCAGGTAATGGCAACCTTTGCCCAGAACCTTGGGGTAAAGGTGATCCGGGTGGATGCTGAGGAGCGATTCCTTTCGGCATTGGCTGGAGAGGCTGATCCTGAAAAGAAACGCAAAATAATCGGCAATCTTTTTGTCGACATCTTTGAAGAGGAGTCAAACCGGATCGTTGATGCCAAATGGCTCGCGCAAGGGACCATCTATCCAGATGTTATCGAATCTGCCGGTGCTAAAACCGGCAAGGCCCATAACATCAAGAGTCATCATAATGTCGGCGGACTGCCGGATTACATGAAGCTGCAACTGCTCGAACCGCTTCGCGAGCTTTTCAAGGATGAGGTTAGGGCCATCGGCGAGGAGCTTGGTTTGCCGCATCAAATGGTCTGGCGGCATCCCTTCCCAGGGCCTGGGCTTGGAGTGAGAATTCTTGGCGAGGTCAGGAAAGAGTTTGCCGACATTCTACGCCGGGCAGATGCCATTTATATTGAAGAGCTTTACGCTGCAGGGCATTACGACAAGATCAGTCAGGCTTTTGCGGTATTCCTTCCGGTCAAGAGCGTCGGTGTTATGGGTGACGGCCGTACCTATGAGTATGTTATCGCCTTGCGGGCGGTTGAGACCAAGGATTTCATGACTGCCGGCTGGTATCCCCTTCCTTATGAAGATATGGCCCGCATCAGCAGCCGGATTATCAATGAGGTAAAGGGTGTAAACCGGGTAGTTTACGATATTTCTTCCAAACCACCAGCAACTATCGAATGGGAATGA
- the guaB gene encoding IMP dehydrogenase yields MLDETILEGLTFDDVLLVPAHSQVLPRDVELSTRLTKNISLNIPLVSAAMDTVTEARTAITMAREGGIGFIHKNLSIADQAMEVDKVKKSESGMIVDPITMRPNQRIGEALDMMAKYRISGVPITKPNGKLVGILTNRDLRFETDMNLLISERMTKRNLVTVSVGTTLEEAKEHLKHTRVEKLLVVDNERNLKGLITIKDIEKVRKYPNACKDSLGRLRVGAAVGPTADMDARIDALVKAGVDVVVVDTAHGHSQGVIDAVRDAKLNFPGIELIAGNIATAEAAEALIKAGVDAIKVGIGPGSICTTRVVAGIGVPQITAISNCAKVARKYGISIIADGGIKYSGDLTKAIAAGADVVMIGSLFAGTEESPGDTVLYQGRTYKSYRGMGSIGAMKEGSKDRYFQGDVESEVKLVPEGIEGMVPLRGPLSINIHQLIGGLKAGMGYTGCTNIRNLQQKARFIRITGAGLKESHVHDVTITKEAPNYRVGGN; encoded by the coding sequence ATGCTGGACGAGACTATTCTTGAAGGACTTACCTTTGACGACGTACTGCTTGTCCCTGCACACTCCCAGGTGTTGCCGCGCGATGTTGAACTGTCAACCCGACTGACAAAGAACATTTCCCTTAATATCCCGCTGGTAAGTGCGGCAATGGATACCGTAACCGAGGCTCGCACTGCCATAACCATGGCCAGGGAGGGGGGGATCGGCTTTATCCATAAGAATCTCTCGATTGCCGATCAGGCCATGGAGGTGGACAAGGTCAAGAAGAGCGAGTCCGGCATGATCGTAGACCCAATCACTATGCGGCCTAACCAGAGGATAGGCGAGGCTTTGGATATGATGGCCAAGTACCGGATATCCGGGGTTCCGATCACCAAGCCGAACGGTAAACTGGTCGGAATTCTCACCAACAGGGATCTTCGTTTTGAAACCGACATGAATCTGTTGATCTCCGAAAGGATGACCAAACGGAATCTGGTGACAGTATCGGTCGGGACTACGCTGGAAGAAGCCAAGGAGCATCTCAAGCATACGCGGGTGGAGAAGCTGCTTGTTGTCGATAATGAGCGCAACCTGAAAGGGCTCATCACCATTAAGGATATCGAGAAGGTCCGGAAGTACCCCAATGCCTGCAAGGACAGCCTGGGCCGTCTGCGGGTCGGTGCCGCGGTTGGCCCTACGGCGGACATGGATGCCAGGATTGATGCACTGGTCAAGGCCGGAGTGGATGTTGTTGTGGTTGATACGGCGCATGGCCATTCGCAGGGCGTTATTGATGCGGTCCGCGATGCAAAGTTGAACTTCCCCGGTATTGAGCTGATTGCCGGCAACATCGCTACTGCCGAGGCTGCAGAGGCGCTGATCAAAGCCGGGGTCGATGCGATCAAGGTTGGCATCGGACCCGGTTCGATCTGCACCACCAGGGTTGTCGCCGGGATCGGTGTCCCCCAGATAACCGCCATCAGCAACTGTGCAAAGGTCGCCCGCAAATACGGCATTTCCATTATTGCCGACGGCGGCATAAAGTATTCGGGAGATCTGACCAAGGCCATTGCCGCAGGAGCCGATGTGGTGATGATCGGCTCACTTTTCGCCGGGACTGAAGAGTCGCCTGGCGACACGGTTCTCTATCAGGGTCGAACCTACAAGAGCTACCGGGGCATGGGGTCTATCGGTGCGATGAAGGAAGGGAGCAAGGACCGTTACTTCCAGGGTGATGTGGAGAGCGAGGTCAAGCTTGTTCCTGAGGGGATCGAAGGGATGGTTCCGTTGCGTGGACCGTTGTCGATCAATATCCATCAGTTGATAGGCGGGCTCAAGGCAGGGATGGGGTACACCGGGTGCACCAATATCAGGAACCTGCAGCAGAAGGCCCGTTTTATTAGGATTACCGGCGCCGGGCTCAAAGAGTCGCATGTGCACGATGTAACGATTACCAAAGAGGCGCCAAATTATCGTGTAGGCGGCAACTGA